The following are encoded together in the Lathyrus oleraceus cultivar Zhongwan6 chromosome 3, CAAS_Psat_ZW6_1.0, whole genome shotgun sequence genome:
- the LOC127131708 gene encoding uncharacterized protein LOC127131708: MDPIKYIFEKPAVTGRISRWGMLLTEYDIQYVTQKAIKGSILSDYLSHLPVEGYQPLRFDFPDEDIMFIRDFTMPGFEVSPEEGPKPGLRWMLVFDGASNARGHGIGVLITSPTSFHLPFTARLCFHRTNNMAEYEACIYGLEEAIDLRIKILEVFGDSAPVISQVKGDWETRDSKLIPYKEHIRKLTPYFDEISFHHISREENQLADALAMLASMFKVKWKNEAPSIQIDHLDEPTHCLAIEADPDDKPWFYDIKTFLEKQQYPEGISIIDKKALRRLSSKFFLNGDVLYKRNYDSGPSMAKKILQAGYYWTIMEADCYNFVKRSISARYMVIRSSCHRLR; this comes from the exons atggatccaataaagtatatatTCGAAAAGCCTGCTGTTACTGGTAGAATCTCCCGGTGGGGAATGTTGTTAACCGAGTATGATATACAGTATGTGACCCAGAAAGCAATAAAAGGGAGCATTTTGTCTGACTATCTCTCCCACCTTCCCGTCGAAGGGTACCAACcgttgaggtttgactttccagatgaagacatcatgtttatCAGAGACTTCACTATGCCAGGCTTCGAGGTAAGCCCTGAGGAAGGCCCCAAACCAGGATTGCGATGGATGCTCGTGTTCGACGGTGCTTCCAATGCTCGAGGTCATGGTATAGGTGTTCTTATAACTTCTCCAACTAGTTTCCACCTTCCCTTTACCGCTAGATTGTGTTTTCACCGCACcaacaacatggcagaatatgaagcatgtatttaCGGTTTAGAGGAGGCAATCGATTTGAgaatcaagattcttgaggtATTCGGTGATTCAGCTCCGGTAATTAGTCAGGTGAAAGGCGATTGGGAGACTCGAGATAGCAAGTTGATACCCTATAAAGAGCATATCAGAAAACTGACACCCTATTTTGATGAAATCTCCTTTCACCATATTTCTAGGGAAGAAAATCAGTTAGCAGATGCTCTAGCCATGCTGgcatctatgttcaaagtcaaatggaagaatgaagcaccatcCATCCAGATTGACCACTTAGATGAGCCAACACATTGTCTAGCAATTGAGGCCGATCCTGACGATaagccttggttctatgacatcaAAACATTTCTTGAGAAACAACAATATCCCGAGGGTATATCCATTATCGATAAGAAAGCTCTGAGAAGACTCTCTTCCAAATTCTTCCTAAATGGTGATGTACTAtacaagaggaattatgattct GGTCCTTctatggccaagaagatcctCCAGGCTGGTTATTATTGGACGATAATGGAGGCTGATTGCTACAATTTTGTGAAACGGTCCATAAGTGCCAGATATATGGTGATAAGATCTTCGTGCCACCGACTCCGTTGA